The Nitrospiria bacterium genome has a window encoding:
- a CDS encoding complex I NDUFA9 subunit family protein codes for MRIFVTGGTGFVGREVVRQLHGVGHKVRCLVRDAERAKRCLPPAIELHPGDLTDPSTVKAGLKECQAVVHLVGIILEKGRSTFERIHVQGTEDLLAATAEAGIRRYIHMSALGSRPNAPARYHQTKYRAEQAVTQSGLDWTIFRPSAIFGPGDQFINLLARVILSAPVVPVIGRGESRIQPVSVRNVASCFALAVGNPLSYRKIYELGGPRRLTYNQIYQIIARVLDKKKASVHIPVPLVKPGALISEWLLPNPPITREQLIMIQEDNVCDPSDAVHDFGLELQDFEEGIREFLKP; via the coding sequence ATGAGGATCTTCGTGACCGGCGGCACGGGCTTCGTCGGGCGGGAGGTCGTCCGCCAGCTTCACGGGGTCGGACACAAGGTCCGCTGTCTCGTCCGGGATGCCGAGCGGGCGAAGCGATGTCTTCCGCCGGCGATCGAACTCCATCCGGGGGATCTCACCGATCCGAGCACCGTGAAGGCCGGTCTGAAAGAATGCCAGGCCGTGGTCCATCTCGTGGGGATCATCCTCGAGAAGGGGCGATCGACCTTCGAACGGATTCATGTTCAAGGGACGGAGGATCTTCTCGCGGCGACGGCGGAGGCCGGGATCCGTCGGTACATTCATATGAGCGCGTTGGGCAGCCGTCCGAACGCCCCGGCCCGTTACCATCAAACCAAGTATCGGGCCGAGCAAGCGGTGACCCAGAGCGGCCTCGACTGGACGATTTTTCGACCGTCGGCGATTTTCGGACCCGGAGATCAATTTATCAACCTCCTCGCCCGCGTCATCCTGTCCGCTCCCGTCGTCCCGGTCATCGGTCGGGGAGAGTCCCGGATTCAGCCGGTCAGCGTCCGAAATGTGGCCTCCTGTTTTGCGCTGGCCGTCGGGAATCCGCTGAGCTATCGAAAGATCTACGAGCTCGGGGGTCCTCGCCGCCTGACCTATAATCAGATCTATCAAATCATCGCCCGAGTTCTCGATAAAAAAAAGGCCTCCGTTCATATTCCCGTGCCCTTGGTCAAGCCCGGCGCGCTGATCTCGGAATGGCTGTTGCCCAATCCGCCCATTACGAGAGAGCAGTTGATCATGATTCAGGAGGATAACGTTTGTGATCCGTCCGATGCCGTTCATGATTTCGGCCTGGAACTGCAGGATTTTGAAGAGGGGATTCGCGAATTTCTCAAACCGTAG
- a CDS encoding MFS transporter, with product MIPNAAFPSFRLLCLIGFLAFVSYDLIRSPLLPLFAEGLGARPEGIGLIVGASTLTGILLKLPAGTLSDLIGRRRLLFIGLSVFVLAPYFYFGVMQVWPLILLRAFHGLATALFAPVAMAVVVDLFREARGEALSWYSSFTQAGRLSGRMMGGYLVVWFGFQQVFAVCAVIGLILIVLFLMLKLPEDRSKTSGGHESFAALLQGLREVGRERRVLVTSAMEGILMTASGALMAFLPLYGIKVGLNAGEVGLLFGTMGIASILARPMMGRLSDRIGRRPLILTGQILCAAVMISLPWTAGLVGLLFLSLIFGLGEAVIGSSTSALVADLCKEKSLGSAMGVFGTIMDIGHAGGPILTGFLIGLSGYTGAFGGIGVILLSVTALFAATVRED from the coding sequence ATGATACCGAATGCCGCCTTCCCTTCTTTTCGACTGCTCTGCCTCATCGGTTTCCTCGCCTTTGTGAGTTACGATCTGATCCGATCGCCTCTGCTTCCGCTCTTTGCGGAGGGGCTCGGGGCTCGTCCGGAAGGGATCGGGTTGATCGTGGGCGCCTCGACCTTAACCGGCATCCTGCTGAAGCTGCCGGCCGGGACCTTGTCGGATCTCATCGGCCGCCGTCGGCTGCTCTTCATCGGGTTATCGGTTTTTGTGCTGGCCCCGTATTTCTATTTTGGCGTTATGCAGGTCTGGCCGCTCATTCTGCTGCGGGCCTTTCATGGCCTGGCCACGGCGCTCTTCGCACCGGTGGCGATGGCCGTCGTCGTGGATTTGTTTCGGGAGGCGAGGGGCGAGGCATTGAGCTGGTATTCCTCCTTCACCCAAGCCGGAAGGCTGTCGGGCCGAATGATGGGGGGATATCTCGTGGTCTGGTTTGGATTCCAGCAAGTTTTCGCGGTTTGCGCCGTGATCGGCCTGATTCTAATTGTCCTGTTTTTAATGCTCAAGTTGCCGGAGGATCGTTCCAAAACGTCGGGGGGGCATGAATCCTTTGCCGCTCTCCTCCAAGGACTCCGGGAGGTGGGGCGGGAGCGTCGGGTGTTGGTGACCAGTGCGATGGAGGGGATTCTGATGACGGCCTCCGGGGCCCTGATGGCCTTTCTCCCATTATATGGGATCAAAGTCGGACTTAACGCAGGAGAGGTTGGACTGTTGTTCGGCACAATGGGAATTGCTTCCATCCTGGCCAGGCCGATGATGGGTCGCCTGTCGGATCGCATCGGCCGGCGGCCGCTCATCCTGACGGGCCAGATCCTCTGTGCGGCGGTCATGATCTCCCTTCCCTGGACCGCGGGTCTCGTCGGCCTTCTCTTTCTGTCGTTGATTTTCGGTCTTGGAGAAGCCGTAATCGGATCGTCCACTTCGGCGCTGGTGGCCGATCTTTGCAAGGAGAAGTCTCTGGGCTCCGCGATGGGCGTTTTTGGAACGATCATGGACATCGGCCATGCCGGCGGACCAATTCTAACCGGCTTCTTGATCGGACTCTCCGGTTATACCGGCGCATTCGGGGGGATCGGTGTTATTCTCTTGTCGGTGACCGCGTTGTTTGCCGCGACGGTCCGGGAGGATTAA
- the ribD gene encoding bifunctional diaminohydroxyphosphoribosylaminopyrimidine deaminase/5-amino-6-(5-phosphoribosylamino)uracil reductase RibD, with the protein MSKNSDTTDEVYIRRALELAERGRGRTSPNPMVGAVVVKSGRIIAEGYHRRAGGPHAEAVALKRAGRRAKGATLYLNLEPCCHLDKRTPPCAPLIIKSRIRRIVVAMRDPNPRVNGKGIALLRRSGVEVSQEVFKREALRLNEVYVKYVTTGRPFVISKTAMSLDGKISTSRGSTTWITGEQARLEAHRLRDRSDAILLGIQTVLTDDPRLTTRLSTMKGRDAHRVVVDSTLKIPHTARLLTQKSRAKTIIATTRRAHPGKIRALEQAGATVWVIKDHAGRVSLPDLMSRLGDMGVASVLVEGGGELNASVFRSGIVDKLVWFVAPKIIGRADAVPVIDGTVGGEPGEGIPIRDLALKRVGDDFMLEGYL; encoded by the coding sequence ATGTCAAAAAATTCCGATACTACGGACGAAGTCTACATCCGGCGGGCGTTGGAGCTGGCCGAAAGGGGACGGGGCCGGACGAGCCCGAATCCGATGGTCGGTGCCGTCGTGGTCAAATCCGGCCGGATCATCGCCGAAGGGTATCACCGTCGGGCGGGCGGACCCCACGCCGAGGCCGTGGCCTTGAAAAGGGCCGGCCGCCGGGCCAAAGGCGCCACGCTTTACCTTAACCTCGAGCCCTGTTGTCATCTCGACAAACGCACCCCGCCGTGCGCCCCCCTCATTATCAAGAGCCGGATCCGACGCATCGTGGTGGCGATGCGGGATCCCAATCCGCGCGTGAACGGGAAGGGAATCGCACTTCTTCGTCGTTCCGGTGTCGAAGTTTCCCAAGAGGTTTTTAAGCGGGAAGCGCTCCGGCTCAACGAGGTCTATGTCAAGTACGTGACGACCGGCAGGCCGTTCGTGATCTCAAAGACCGCGATGAGTCTTGATGGGAAAATATCAACCTCAAGAGGCTCGACAACTTGGATTACGGGTGAGCAGGCTAGACTGGAGGCCCATCGCCTCCGGGACCGCTCGGACGCCATCCTGCTTGGGATCCAGACCGTGTTGACGGATGATCCCCGGCTGACCACACGACTTTCAACCATGAAAGGCCGGGACGCGCATCGGGTCGTTGTCGACAGCACATTGAAGATTCCTCACACGGCTCGTCTATTGACGCAGAAATCCAGGGCCAAGACGATCATCGCGACGACGCGTCGCGCGCATCCCGGCAAGATACGGGCCCTCGAGCAAGCCGGGGCGACGGTCTGGGTCATCAAGGATCATGCCGGCCGGGTCAGCCTCCCGGACCTGATGAGCCGGCTCGGCGACATGGGGGTCGCCAGCGTTTTGGTCGAAGGAGGCGGCGAGTTGAACGCTTCGGTCTTTCGGTCCGGCATCGTGGACAAGCTTGTATGGTTCGTCGCTCCCAAGATCATCGGTCGGGCGGATGCCGTGCCCGTTATTGACGGAACGGTGGGCGGTGAACCGGGCGAAGGCATTCCGATCCGTGATCTTGCGTTGAAACGGGTCGGCGATGATTTCATGCTGGAGGGGTATCTATGA
- a CDS encoding geranylgeranyl reductase family protein, translating to MIYDTIIIGTGPAGSAAAFELARRGCRVLALEKKRHPRYKVCGGGLSVRLDNLLGRHYHTVIEKTVTRMTITCGGAASFEVSFDAPLAYMSMRSRLDAHLIRQAQTAGCDLREDEAATGFETLRNSVVVRTPLGEYEALTVIGADGAPSRVAKTLFPMNALPFGIALEGEAAASAGGSWSDDGLLIDVGIIRGGYAWIFPKSEHLSSGVATFRRERQDLRLLYGQWVQGQPRLPSPDRQQIVGHLIPRFSPKAGSLAGNRALLIGDAAGLVDPLLGEGIYYGVWSGRLAADAVAGFLKGKTPLARYEERVRNEIHPELRVASRIAGVVYRLPRFFFNLTARHPEWLKGYGKVLQGRLTYQDLWRRGLDPRRWFPVA from the coding sequence ATGATCTATGATACGATCATCATAGGTACCGGTCCGGCCGGCTCCGCAGCAGCGTTTGAATTGGCCCGCAGGGGCTGCCGCGTGCTCGCCCTGGAGAAGAAGCGCCATCCCCGCTACAAGGTCTGCGGCGGGGGACTTTCTGTACGGCTCGATAATCTGCTCGGCCGACATTACCATACCGTCATAGAGAAGACCGTCACGCGGATGACAATCACCTGCGGCGGCGCAGCGTCCTTTGAAGTTTCATTTGATGCGCCGCTGGCGTATATGAGCATGCGGAGCCGACTCGACGCCCATTTAATCCGACAGGCACAGACAGCGGGATGCGACCTTCGCGAGGACGAAGCGGCCACCGGATTCGAGACCTTGAGAAATTCGGTGGTGGTTAGAACCCCGCTCGGAGAATACGAAGCCCTTACCGTCATCGGAGCGGATGGAGCGCCCAGCCGGGTGGCGAAGACGCTTTTCCCGATGAATGCCCTTCCTTTCGGCATCGCGCTGGAAGGCGAAGCGGCCGCGTCGGCCGGTGGGTCCTGGTCCGATGACGGATTGCTCATCGATGTCGGCATCATCCGGGGAGGGTATGCCTGGATCTTTCCCAAGTCGGAGCATCTTTCAAGCGGCGTGGCCACTTTCCGTCGGGAACGGCAGGATCTCCGTCTTCTTTACGGTCAATGGGTGCAGGGCCAACCCAGGCTTCCATCTCCGGACCGGCAGCAGATCGTCGGCCACCTCATCCCGCGCTTCTCTCCCAAAGCCGGATCCTTGGCGGGAAACCGCGCCCTCCTGATCGGCGACGCGGCCGGTCTGGTGGACCCGTTGCTGGGAGAGGGAATCTATTATGGGGTCTGGAGCGGCCGCTTGGCGGCCGATGCGGTCGCAGGCTTCTTGAAGGGAAAGACGCCGCTGGCCCGCTATGAAGAGAGGGTCCGAAACGAAATCCATCCCGAACTCCGGGTCGCTTCCAGAATTGCCGGGGTCGTTTATCGTTTGCCCCGTTTCTTTTTCAATTTAACGGCCCGGCATCCCGAATGGCTGAAAGGGTACGGAAAGGTTCTCCAGGGCCGATTGACCTATCAAGATCTTTGGAGACGAGGGCTGGATCCAAGACGCTGGTTCCCCGTCGCATAA
- a CDS encoding DUF2892 domain-containing protein, giving the protein MKRNVGGLDRLFRLAVGFASAAFSFATEDTALRLLLGLVAVLGIGTSLLGYCPVNHLFGMNTAANKRK; this is encoded by the coding sequence GTGAAGAGAAACGTCGGGGGTCTTGATCGTCTTTTCCGGCTGGCCGTCGGTTTCGCATCGGCCGCGTTTTCCTTCGCGACCGAAGACACGGCGCTCCGCCTGCTCTTGGGACTCGTCGCCGTTCTCGGAATCGGGACAAGCCTGCTTGGCTACTGCCCGGTCAACCATTTGTTTGGGATGAACACGGCCGCCAACAAGAGGAAGTAG